In Rosa chinensis cultivar Old Blush chromosome 1, RchiOBHm-V2, whole genome shotgun sequence, a genomic segment contains:
- the LOC112181454 gene encoding spastin isoform X2 — MSFLKGLIDSLGSVFSESSSSSSYPNPTASNSPAMDGVAGPGAASVTNERVAYKLKGYFDLAKEEIAKAVRAEEWGLVEDAVAHYNSAQRILAEASSTPVPSFISASEREKVKSYRQKISKWQGQVSDRLQVLSRRPGGTSISKTVAPARTTAATSTTLNSRNHVIPKTLHPSTSMPATRSQTNNIVRSKPVQDSGAGYDEKLVEMINSAIVDRSPSVKWEDVAGLEKVKKTLMEMVILPTKRRDLFTGLRRPARGLLLFGPPGNGKTMLAKAVASESEATFFNVSASSLTSKWVGEAEKLVRTLFMVAISRQPSVIFMDEIDSIMSTRQANENDASRRLKSEFLIQFDGVTSNPNDLVIVIGATNKPQELDDAVLRRLVKRVYIPLPDLPARRLLLSHKLKGQAFSLPSGDLERLARDTEGYSGSDLQALCEEAAMMPIRELGENILTIKANQTVAGNISR; from the exons ATGAGTTTCCTCAAAGGCCTCATCGACTCTTTAGGCTCCGTCTTCTCCgaatcctcctcctcttcttcataCCCAAACCCTACCGCTTCCAATTCCCCCGCCATGGACGGCGTAGCTGGGCCCGGAGCTGCTTCGGTCACGAACGAGCGCGTGGCGTACAAGCTCAAGGGGTACTTTGATTTGGCCAAGGAAGAGATCGCCAAGGCTGTTAGGGCTGAAGAATGGGGCTTGGTTGAAGACGCCGTTGCACACTATAATAGCGCCCAGAGAATTCTAGCCGAAGCTAGCTCCACTCCAGTGCCTTCCTTTATCAGCGCCAG TGAGCGGGAGAAGGTTAAATCGTATCGTCAAAAGATATCAAAATGGCAGGGTCAAGTTTCTGATAGGTTACAAGTCTTAAGTAGACGTCCAG GTGGTACGTCCATAAGCAAG ACCGTAGCTCCTGCACGAACTACTGCAGCTACATCAACAACGTTGAATTCACGAAATCATGTGATACCCAAGACTCTGCATCCCAGTACAAGCATGCCAGCAACGAGGAGTCAGACCAATAATATTGTAAGATCAAAACCTGTGCAAGATTCTGGTGCAGGTTATGATGAAAAGTTGGTTGAAATGATAAATAGTGCCATAGTGGATAGAAGTCCTTCTGTTAAATGGGAAGATGTTG CTGGTCTTGAGAAGGTGAAGAAAACTTTGATGGAGATGGTTATTTTACCGACTAAGAGAAGAGATTTGTTCACTGGCCTTCGAAGGCCAGCTCGAG GTCTGCTTCTGTTTGGTCCACCTGGTAATGGGAAAACCATGCTTGCTAAGGCAGTTGCTTCAGAATCAGAGGCAACCTTTTTTAATGTATCTGCATCTTCACTGACATCAAAATGG GTGGGAGAGGCTGAAAAGCTCGTGCGGACACTTTTCATGGTTGCTATATCCAGACAGCCATCTGTAATTTTCATGGATGAG ATTGATAGTATCATGTCAACAAGGCAGGCAAACGAAAATGATGCAAGCAGAAGGTTGAAGTCAGAGTTTCTAATTCAGTTTGATGGAGTGACATCTAATCCTAATGATCTAGTAATTGTGATTG GTGCTACTAATAAGCCTCAAGAACTAGATGACGCAGTTCTTAGGAGATTG GTGAAGAGAGTATACATACCTTTACCAGATCTACCTGCTAGGAGACTTCTCCTAAGTCACAAACTCAAAGGCCAAGCATTTTCCTTACCAA GTGGAGATCTTGAACGACTTGCAAGAGACACTGAAG GTTACTCAGGAAGTGATCTACAAGCATTGTGTGAAGAAGCAGCAATGATGCCAATTAGGGAACTTGGTGAAAACATTCTCACCATCAAGGCAAATCAG ACAGTTGCAGGTAATATTTCTCGTTGA
- the LOC112182119 gene encoding serine/threonine-protein kinase Aurora-3 codes for MAETEPETQKPQETRKRGDWSLTDFEIGKPLGRGKFGRVYVAREVKSQYVVALKVLFKKQIKKYNIHHQLKREMEIQTSLRHPNILRLYGWFHDDERIVLILEYAHGGELYGLLRDCTYFTEKRAATYILSLAQALAYCHEKDVIHRDIKPENLLLDHEGRLKIADFGWSVQSKNKRRTMCGTLDYLAPELVENKAHDYAVDNWTLGILCYEFLFGVPPFEAESQKDTFQRIVKVDLSFPATPQVSSEARDLITKLLVKDISKRLSLQKIMEHPWIVKNADPTGICNN; via the exons ATGGCGGAGACCGAACCGGAAACCCAGAAACCCCAAGAAACCCGAAAGAGGGGAGATTGGTCCCTGACGGACTTCGAGATCGGAAAACCGCTGGGCAGAGGCAAATTCGGGCGGGTCTACGTCGCCCGAGAAGTCAAG AGCCAATACGTCGTGGCACTGAAGGTTCTGTTCAAGAAGCAGATAAAGAAGTACAACATTCACCACCAGctgaagagagagatggagattCAGACGAGTCTGAGGCACCCCAACATTCTTCGTCTCTATGGTTGGTTCCATGATGATGAGCGCATCGTCTTGATTCTTGAGTACGCTCATGGCGGTGAGCTTTATGGCCTTTTGAGGGATTGTACCTACTTTACTGAGAAACGAGCCGCGACT TATATATTGAGCTTAGCGCAAGCTTTGGCCTATTGTCATGAGAAGGATGTGATTCATAGGGACATAAAGCCTGAAAACTTGTTGCTTGATCATGAG GGTCGATTGAAAATTGCAGACTTTGGATGGTCTGTGCAGTCAAAGAATAAGAGACGCACCATGTGTGGAACTCTGGATTACTTAGCCCCAGAACTGGTGGAGAATAAAGCTCATGACTACGCAGTCGATAACTGGACTTTGGGCATTCTTTGCTATGAGTTTCTCTTTGGCGTTCCTCCCTTTGAGGCTGAAAGTCAAAAAGATACATTTCAAAG GATAGTGAAGGTTGACCTGAGCTTCCCTGCAACACCTCAAGTTTCTTCTGAAGCCAGAGACCTCATTACCAAG CTTCTCGTGAAGGACATCTCAAAGAGGCTCTCTCTTCAGAAGATCATGGAACACCCATGGATAGTTAAGAATGCAGATCCTACTGGTATCTGCAATAACTAG
- the LOC112181454 gene encoding spastin isoform X1 has protein sequence MSFLKGLIDSLGSVFSESSSSSSYPNPTASNSPAMDGVAGPGAASVTNERVAYKLKGYFDLAKEEIAKAVRAEEWGLVEDAVAHYNSAQRILAEASSTPVPSFISASEREKVKSYRQKISKWQGQVSDRLQVLSRRPGGTSISKTVAPARTTAATSTTLNSRNHVIPKTLHPSTSMPATRSQTNNIVRSKPVQDSGAGYDEKLVEMINSAIVDRSPSVKWEDVAGLEKVKKTLMEMVILPTKRRDLFTGLRRPARGLLLFGPPGNGKTMLAKAVASESEATFFNVSASSLTSKWVGEAEKLVRTLFMVAISRQPSVIFMDEIDSIMSTRQANENDASRRLKSEFLIQFDGVTSNPNDLVIVIGATNKPQELDDAVLRRLVKRVYIPLPDLPARRLLLSHKLKGQAFSLPSGDLERLARDTEGYSGSDLQALCEEAAMMPIRELGENILTIKANQVRPLRIEDFQKAMTVIRPSLSKSKWEEVEQWNEEFGSN, from the exons ATGAGTTTCCTCAAAGGCCTCATCGACTCTTTAGGCTCCGTCTTCTCCgaatcctcctcctcttcttcataCCCAAACCCTACCGCTTCCAATTCCCCCGCCATGGACGGCGTAGCTGGGCCCGGAGCTGCTTCGGTCACGAACGAGCGCGTGGCGTACAAGCTCAAGGGGTACTTTGATTTGGCCAAGGAAGAGATCGCCAAGGCTGTTAGGGCTGAAGAATGGGGCTTGGTTGAAGACGCCGTTGCACACTATAATAGCGCCCAGAGAATTCTAGCCGAAGCTAGCTCCACTCCAGTGCCTTCCTTTATCAGCGCCAG TGAGCGGGAGAAGGTTAAATCGTATCGTCAAAAGATATCAAAATGGCAGGGTCAAGTTTCTGATAGGTTACAAGTCTTAAGTAGACGTCCAG GTGGTACGTCCATAAGCAAG ACCGTAGCTCCTGCACGAACTACTGCAGCTACATCAACAACGTTGAATTCACGAAATCATGTGATACCCAAGACTCTGCATCCCAGTACAAGCATGCCAGCAACGAGGAGTCAGACCAATAATATTGTAAGATCAAAACCTGTGCAAGATTCTGGTGCAGGTTATGATGAAAAGTTGGTTGAAATGATAAATAGTGCCATAGTGGATAGAAGTCCTTCTGTTAAATGGGAAGATGTTG CTGGTCTTGAGAAGGTGAAGAAAACTTTGATGGAGATGGTTATTTTACCGACTAAGAGAAGAGATTTGTTCACTGGCCTTCGAAGGCCAGCTCGAG GTCTGCTTCTGTTTGGTCCACCTGGTAATGGGAAAACCATGCTTGCTAAGGCAGTTGCTTCAGAATCAGAGGCAACCTTTTTTAATGTATCTGCATCTTCACTGACATCAAAATGG GTGGGAGAGGCTGAAAAGCTCGTGCGGACACTTTTCATGGTTGCTATATCCAGACAGCCATCTGTAATTTTCATGGATGAG ATTGATAGTATCATGTCAACAAGGCAGGCAAACGAAAATGATGCAAGCAGAAGGTTGAAGTCAGAGTTTCTAATTCAGTTTGATGGAGTGACATCTAATCCTAATGATCTAGTAATTGTGATTG GTGCTACTAATAAGCCTCAAGAACTAGATGACGCAGTTCTTAGGAGATTG GTGAAGAGAGTATACATACCTTTACCAGATCTACCTGCTAGGAGACTTCTCCTAAGTCACAAACTCAAAGGCCAAGCATTTTCCTTACCAA GTGGAGATCTTGAACGACTTGCAAGAGACACTGAAG GTTACTCAGGAAGTGATCTACAAGCATTGTGTGAAGAAGCAGCAATGATGCCAATTAGGGAACTTGGTGAAAACATTCTCACCATCAAGGCAAATCAG GTAAGACCACTAAGAATTGAAGActttcagaaggcaatgactgtaATCAGGCCAAGTTTAAGCAAAAGCAAGTGGGAAGAGGTTGAACAATGGAACGAGGAATTTGGGTCTAACTGA